The region CCGCGCCAGAAGAAGAGCGCTTGACGTGCAAataggcgcgcgcgcgcgttcgttcgcgccTTTTGCACTTTCTTTTatctcgttccgttccgttccgttccgttccattttccgttaCCTCATCATCGCGAGTGCGCCGATGAGCAAGACTTTGCCGCCAGATTTCTGctccccaacaacaacaatttaaCCAGGTGGCGCACCGCCGTGGAGCACCGTTCTCGCGCTCACTATAGAAGAGCGTTCTACCAGAGGCGCAACTTGCCGAGCACGGTGCTTTGGCAGATTCTCCTCCCCGGCGAGCGACACTCTCACGATCATCGAGCGCGCACAGCTTTCCCGCCACCAAGACGTTCCCCACCAAGAGCGCCATCGTGGACGAATTTCCTTCCCCTTGTGCTTTATTCTTCGCTTTCCGGGAATGGCGAGAGAATGGGAGCGAgcgcgaccgcgaccgtgaGCGAGAAGAGAGCGATAAGAGGTGGTGCCGGAGCGCGGTCATCGAGCGGGGTCGTCGCGCGCGAGGCAGAGGTGCGCGCGCGGTTTAAATGCCCTAGACTTAGTAGGAAGCAAGCGGCGGTGACGGCGGCGCGGCCTACACAcctagaggaggaggaggaggaggaggactgTCTCTTTAAATGGCCCAACTCACACTCAGagcgcgcgcaagatagagcgagagcgaagcgcgatgcgagaaaaaaaagtagaagcaCGTGAGCAATCACCGAGCCCCATACGGAGGGGTGGGtagagggggagggaggtcaCATACAATCGTGGCGCACATACACGATGATCACGGCCTTTTAAATCCCCGAGCCGCACctcgatgatcgtgatgagCCATCGTCACCTCCGGTGTCTGCGGTCATGCTGAAcaggaaagaggaagaaaggaggaTGAAGAGGGGAATCGAGGAAGAGCAAGGAAAGTGGCCCAGTCCAGGATGTAATGTGGCATTCCAACGacattccccctttttttctcgcgAACATCGTGATAAGCCTCTTCTGGCACGGTCCACTATACGGCACTTACACTCTcacgaacacatacacgcacacgcggacacacggacacataatggggggaagggggggggggggggggtgcaaattttcgttccgttccccGAAATGGTCATCGATTGGTCCTAAAACGGAACAAGCAGACGAAACTTACCCATTCCGACTATCCATCTTAGCACTCCttgacgatgaggaggatgcGTAACGATGGGCTTTCGCTGGGCAGCAGTACTCCAAGGCTTGCTATATGGTGGTGCAACTCTGTGTTCCGCGATGTGCTCAACGTGCGATTAGCGAGGCGACCCGGACCCGGTCGTCGTCTTCAATCATCCGCGACGTAACTACGAGCGAGaatgggggggtgggggcggcTCAGAGGCTCACCATTACGCTCGAAGCGCGCAGAGCTCTGGGGTTCACAATTGGGGCGATAGCTAACACTCCGAGGAACCGTTTCCGGATCACAACCGGCGAGATCGTCCTTCCTTAGGCGCAGACAGGGGCAAGCGATGGTCAcggtcgtcgacgtcgtctttctcttccctcaGAACTAAATCTCGGAGATGACTTTGGATTGTGCGCGCACCTGCCACCAAAGCGTTCGAGCGAATTTTGGGTTCGGTGCCGCGCCTACTTAGTCACAcaactccgctgctgctgctgctgctgcgggccaGATCACTTGGATGATGAAGCAAACGAGGGGGACGGgacgtttccttccttttatgCTGTTCCACGAGGCATATGGGGCCTCTGTCGAGAGACACTTGACTCGAGAAGAAACCACTTTCCGATGTCGCGCAGCACCACCGCGAGAGTGTGCGTGTTGGGGGCCAAATTAGCGAAAACTGTGCAAAAGTCGCGATGCGCAATCCTCGTCAGCACCAGGCGACAGCAGCTCTCTGCGGTCGTGCGGTATCGCACCGGAAAGGGCCACGTAGAATgaggggtgctggtggtggcggtgatggtccCGACGACGACAGAGGAGAGGGCACAATCTTGGTAGGACGGACCCCCCGCTGGGGTGGCGATCGATGGCCTTCGAAGAAGATCAGGATCGCGAGATCAGCGCACCAGAGCCAGTCAGCcggatggtggatgatgatggtatggTATGGTATGGTGTCCCTTTAAACTCGAACGCACTAGTGTTGCGTCGACGAATTATTGCCggcgccgtcgccgtcgtcgtcgtcttcttggtcgtcgttgtgggTTGATACTCTGCTGCTCGCGAGCTCACActcttttttcgttcttcttcgaaCCCACggtggttccgttcggtttctctcgctctcgacgAAAACGTCAGCAAAAGCCGGGAACTTTGCGCGCACTTTTACACTTCAAACGGGCGCGCTCTGCACGGCTCGATCCGTCCCGGCTGTCACTGTGACACATACAGCGCGCACCTCCACCAACAGCCGTGGCTCTTTAAACCCCGCTCgcgacgacgccaccgcccTTTCCCACCCGACAACCCAACAACGAGCAACCGCGTCCGTGGCCGAAAGCTCAAGAGATGCCTCAGCGATCACAGCGGAATCGCGTACTAGCCCTTCCGTGGATTAACGAATCCCCCAAGAGACTACTGGCACTAACAACGATTTCCTCAAGGACAacgtacacacatacgggcacacaaacacacacgcagataAACACCGGACCGGGCGGAAAGTCCTGGCTTCACGCGTCCTTTGTGGGTGATCACGAGACGAGTTGAATTCCGGCACCTCCAGCGGTATACTTGGCGTTCCGAACCGGGCGCGCGCAGCTGGCTTTAATCCGGACGAGAGCTGTGCGCAGAATCAAGAAGAGTGCGCCAAGAAACGCGCTCGAGACCACAACAAACAGTAAAATGACAAGTTCGGTTTGTCAAACGTATAGCAAACCGACACCAATACCAACACAGGCGATTGtggtggtattggtgttgGCTCGGACCGGCTGAATAACAGCGCCTCTAGACGGTGCGAGAATTTcccgagaatgagaagagactgagaattgagactgtcaaatccatacaGTGCACctagacgagagcgagaattgccgagaatgagaagagaatgaTACATAAAATGTATACAGATCTCCGATTTCGGATGTGTTTCACAAGAAGCAGATTGttcaagaaaagaaaaaaatactttttaaCTGTATCTTTATTCACAAAAATTTCCAATAAACTGATTACTGCGAACAAAGTTTTATAATTCGCGGATCATCATTCTGGTGAATCTCATTCCCCGATGATCATTTTTGAACTGAAtccaaaacattgattttacTGTGCTGTCGTCCTTGTACAATCCGTTCAAATTTGAATAGGTACCTGAAGTGTACCACCAGCCACCTGCATAATAAGCAGCATAATGAGTACTCTGATACCCATCGTTATCCCGATCCTTTGTTGAAAATTGCGCCTTTTTGTTGAGATTTGTCATTGAGTCACCTGCAGTGCCACTGTACGATCCCACGTTTTCCAGCCTGTATTGCTCACTCTCGCTGCCTACTTGGAAGCCATTATAACGAGCATACCCGTAGTTGCCTTCAAAGTCTTTCATCTCGATCACTATTTCATGTGCACGGGCGGTCGTCAGTTGATGAATGTGCTCCAGCCCGAGCCAAAATTCACTGTCCACCTCACCAAAGCCATCACGATATTGGTCCCAGTTCCGGTAAAAATTAATCGAACCGTCGAAGCGATGTTGAAAGACAATCCAACCGCCTTCAAACGACTCCATCTCACAATAGACCTTAAACGGCGCACTAGTGTCGTTGATGCGGATGAGATAAACTCCTGAAACGTTTGTTGGAGCGTCCTTGCACGATGCGTAGATTTGTGGATCAGTCACCGTTGATTGCGTTGTAGTCGTTGTTGtaggtgttgttgttgtgctatCTAGCGGCGGTGTGGCTGATGTTGGCGAGACACAATCTGGGATGCGGTTCCGTTCCACTTCCTCGCGGTGCTCTTTCAACTCGATTTGAAGTTCCGACAATTTACGTTCCATGTCGTCAAACTTGTCCAGTAGCACCTCCAACATGGTTCCCAAAAGACCTTCCAGAGGAGATGTATCTACATGGATATTTTGAGGGCAATTACTAGTTTCCCCTGGGTAGAAAGTAGTACAAAGCAGTAGACAGCAAATAACCAACTTCATTTTGGAACGAACGAAGTTCTCTAAGTAACAGAAACACGAGTAGATAGCAGGTCGAGCCAGAACTGGGGTCTAATTTTTCCAAGGCAACATTTTATACTCAATCATATCTGTCGTCTAAACATGGTTGAACGCAAAAGTGAATGATAAGCGGTTATAACGGGGCTATAACTGCTATTGATACATAAGCcttcgtgaaa is a window of Anopheles aquasalis chromosome 2, idAnoAquaMG_Q_19, whole genome shotgun sequence DNA encoding:
- the LOC126575931 gene encoding fibrinogen-like protein A, which gives rise to MVIDTSPLEGLLGTMLEVLLDKFDDMERKLSELQIELKEHREEVERNRIPDCVSPTSATPPLDSTTTTPTTTTTTQSTVTDPQIYASCKDAPTNVSGVYLIRINDTSAPFKVYCEMESFEGGWIVFQHRFDGSINFYRNWDQYRDGFGEVDSEFWLGLEHIHQLTTARAHEIVIEMKDFEGNYGYARYNGFQVGSESEQYRLENVGSYSGTAGDSMTNLNKKAQFSTKDRDNDGYQSTHYAAYYAGGWWYTSGTYSNLNGLYKDDSTVKSMFWIQFKNDHRGMRFTRMMIREL